From Salvia splendens isolate huo1 chromosome 3, SspV2, whole genome shotgun sequence, a single genomic window includes:
- the LOC121794952 gene encoding 1-Cys peroxiredoxin, translating to MPGLTIGDTLPNLQVETTHGPIKLHDYVSNSFTIIFSHPGDFTPVCTTELGAMAAYADKFSELGVKLLGLSADDMESHNAWIKDIEAYCNGCKVTYPIAADPERRIIKELNMVDPDEKDSAGKQVPSRALHIVGPDKRIKLSFLYPASTGRNMEEVVRVVESLQRAAKHKIATPANWKKGEAVVISPSVSNEEANRMFPQGYKTADLPSNKGYLRFTNVD from the exons ATGCCTGGGCTTACCATCGGAGACactctcccaaatcttcaagtGGAAACCACCCATGGCCCCATCAAACTCCATGACTATGTCTCCAACTCCTTCACCATCATCTTCTCTCATCCAG GTGACTTCACTCCGGTTTGCACGACGGAGCTCGGAGCCATGGCGGCGTATGCGGACAAATTCTCCGAGCTCGGTGTGAAGCTTCTAGGGCTGTCGGCCGACGACATGGAGTCCCACAACGCGTGGATCAAGGACATCGAGGCCTACTGCAACGGGTGCAAGGTGACGTACCCCATCGCGGCCGACCCGGAGAGGAGGATCATCAAGGAGCTGAACATGGTGGACCCGGACGAGAAGGACTCGGCCGGGAAGCAAGTCCCGTCGCGGGCGCTCCACATCGTGGGACCGGACAAGAGGATAAAGCTGAGCTTCCTGTACCCGGCGAGCACGGGGAGGAACATGGAGGAGGTGGTGAGGGTGGTGGAGTCGCTGCAGAGGGCGGCCAAGCACAAGATAGCGACGCCGGCGAACTGGAAGAAGGGGGAGGCGGTGGTGATATCGCCGAGCGTGTCGAATGAGGAGGCCAATAGGATGTTCCCGCAGGGCTACAAGACCGCCGATCTCCCTTCTAACAAGGGCTACTTGAGGTTCACCAATGTCGACTGA